One stretch of Malus domestica chromosome 14, GDT2T_hap1 DNA includes these proteins:
- the LOC103454902 gene encoding early light-induced protein 1, chloroplastic-like, producing the protein MAATVSMQSIFTSSVAYGVGKSRVNQLIVPANYAPSSLRKHAHMRVIAMAKDEQKEQPTTVTDASENSEPAPSSPLPPPPPPPPKVSPKFSDVLAFSGPAPERINGRLAMVGFVAALAVELSKGQDVFAQISNGLGIPLFLGTSILLSVASLVPLFKGVSVESKSEGLMTSDAELWNGRLAMLGLVALAFTEYVKGGTLV; encoded by the exons ATGGCTGCAACAGTTTCCATGCAATCAATCTTTACAAGTTCTGTAGCTTATGGAGTTGGTAAGAGCAGAGTGAACCAGCTGATTGTTCCTGCTAACTATGCACCAAGTAGTCTGCGTAAGCATGCTCACATGAGAGTAATCGCAATGGCCAAG GATGAACAGAAGGAGCAACCAACCACTGTTACAGATGCATCAGAAAATTCAGAGCCAGCTCCTTCATCACCTTtacctcctccacctcctcctcctcctaag GTCAGCCCAAAGTTTTCCGACGTGCTTGCATTTAGTGGCCCAGCACCGGAGAGAATCAACGGCAGGCTAGCAATGGTGGGATTCGTTGCAGCTCTAGCAGTGGAGCTATCCAAGGGCCAAGATGTGTTTGCTCAGATATCCAACGGTTTAGGGATCCCATTGTTCCTCGGCACCAGCATTTTGCTGTCGGTGGCATCCTTGGTTCCTCTATTCAAAGGGGTGAGTGTGGAGTCCAAATCAGAGGGACTCATGACTTCAGATGCTGAGTTGTGGAATGGAAGGCTGGCAAtg ttaggACTAGTAGCCTTGGCCTTCACTGAGTATGTGAAGGGTGGGACCCTAGTGTAG
- the LOC103454901 gene encoding ubiquitin-conjugating enzyme E2 27 gives MVDFARVQKELQECSRDIERSGIKVIPKSEATLARLIGTIPGPVGTPYEGGTFQIDIALPDAYPFEPPKMQFTTKVWHPNISSQSGAICLDILKDQWSPALTLKTALLSVQALLSAPQPDDPQDAVVAQQYLKDYQTFVGTARYWTETFAKKSSRGIVEKVQKLVEMGFPEAQARSTLEAAGGDENLALEKLCSG, from the exons ATGGTAGACTTCGCTAGGGTTCAGAAGGAGCTTCAGGAATGCAGCAGAGACATCGAGCGCTCCGGCATCAAAGTCATCCCCAAAAGCGAAGCCACTCTTGCCCGTTTAATCGGAACAATTCCCGGCCCAGTTGGTACTCCTTATGAGGGCGGCACTTTCCAGATCGACATCGCATTGCCAG ATGCGTACCCTTTTGAGCCTCCCAAAATGCAGTTTACGACCAAAGTTTG GCACCCTAATATTAGCAGTCAAAGTGGAGCAATTTGTCTGGATATTTTGAAAGACCAATGGAGCCCAGCTCTTACACTGAAGACAGCACTTCTTTCTGTACAAGCTTTGCTTTCTGCTCCTCAGCCAGATGATCCTCAAGATGCTGTGGTGGCACAACAG TATCTGAAAGACTATCAGACCTTTGTTGGCACTGCTCGGTACTGGACAGAAACATTTGCCAAGAAATCATCTCGTGGGATTGTTGAAAAG GTACAGAAGCTTGTTGAGATGGGCTTCCCTGAAGCTCAGGCAAGGAGTACTTTGGAAGCCGCTGGTGGGGATGAGAACTTGGCCCTCGAAAAGCTTTGCTCCGGTTAG